The following proteins come from a genomic window of Salvia hispanica cultivar TCC Black 2014 chromosome 4, UniMelb_Shisp_WGS_1.0, whole genome shotgun sequence:
- the LOC125219366 gene encoding protein DETOXIFICATION 48 — MCNPKPSSPPSNKNHFINPIKTMDADFSDADDDLLRWPSTSEVLEEMKEIGKISCPTAMTGLILYSRAMISMLFLGYLGELELAGGSLSIGVANITGYSVISGLAMGMEPIASQACGAKQMKVLGLTLHRTILLLLAAAVPITVMWLNMRTILLWCNQDEEISSVAHTFIVYAIPDLFFLAVLHPLRIYLRCQGITLPVSYCSFASVFFHVPLNYLLVEYFSMGVAGVALAMALTNLNLVLLLCGYVYFSGVYEDSWVGPSRDCLRGWSALVGLAVPTCVSVCLEWWWYELMIILCGLLPNPKATIASMGILIQTTSLIYVFPSSLSLGVSIRVGNELGAGRPARARLAAAVALLCAAAMGVAAMVFAILMRGKWGRLFTDDAGILELTAAALPIAGICELGNCPQTTGCGVLRGSARPTVGANINLGSFYLVGMPAAFVMGFWLRRGFPGLWLGLLAAQASCAVLMLAVLGRTDWRAQVVRAEALAASASATTAAQSNNSNILPVCAAELAVIGVCGNDHTAAAVETDPLIINTQTLH; from the exons aTGTGCAATCCCAAGCCCTCTTCCCCTCCCTCCAATAAAAACCACTTCATAAACCCCATCAAGACCATGGATGCTGATTTTTCCGATGCAGACGACGACCTTCTTCGATGGCCTAGCACGTCTGAG gTCCTTGAAGAAATGAAGGAGATAGGCAAAATCTCATGCCCCACAGCCATGACAGGGCTAATCCTCTACTCAAGGGCCATGATCTCAATGCTCTTCCTGGGCTACCTCGGCGAGTTGGAGCTCGCCGGGGGCTCCCTGTCCATCGGAGTAGCCAACATCACTGGCTACTCCGTCATCTCTGGCCTGGCGATGGGCATGGAGCCCATCGCCAGCCAGGCCTGCGGTGCGAAGCAGATGAAGGTCCTGGGCCTGACTCTCCACCGCAccatcctcctcctcctcgccgCCGCGGTCCCCATCACAGTGATGTGGCTCAACATGAGGACTATTCTACTCTGGTGCAACCAGGACGAGGAGATATCGTCTGTGGCTCACACATTTATCGTCTACGCCATCCCGGACCTCTTTTTCCTTGCAGTGCTTCACCCGCTCCGGATCTATCTCCGGTGCCAGGGTATCACATTGCCTGTCAGCTATTGTTCATTTGCTTCTGTTTTCTTCCACGTCCCTCTGAACTACCTCCTGGTCGAGTATTTCTCGATGGGGGTAGCTGGAGTGGCGCTGGCGATGGCTCTCACGAATCTCAACCTTGTCCTTTTGCTCTGCGGCTATGTTTACTTCTCCGGTGTTTACGAGGATTCCTGGGTGGGCCCGAGCCGGGACTGCTTGCGTGGCTGGTCGGCGTTGGTGGGGCTGGCCGTGCCGACGTGTGTGTCTGTGTGCTTGGAGTGGTGGTGGTACGAGCTGATGATAATTCTATGTGGTTTGCTCCCGAATCCGAAGGCGACGATTGCTTCGATGGGGATTTTGATTCAGACGACCTCTTTGATTTATGTGTTCCCTTCTTCCTTGAGCCTCGGCGTCTCGATTCGAGTCGGGAACGAGCTCGGGGCCGGGCGCCCCGCCCGGGCCAGGCTCGCGGCCGCGGTCGCGCTCCTCTGCGCGGCGGCGATGGGGGTGGCGGCGATGGTTTTCGCGATTTTGATGAGGGGAAAATGGGGGAGGCTCTTCACGGACGACGCCGGAATTTTGGAGCTGACGGCGGCGGCATTGCCGATCGCCGGGATCTGCGAGCTCGGGAACTGCCCGCAGACGACCGGCTGCGGCGTGCTGCGCGGCAGCGCGCGGCCGACGGTCGGGGCGAACATCAACCTGGGCTCGTTCTACCTCGTCGGGATGCCCGCGGCGTTCGTGATGGGGTTCTGGCTGCGCCGCGGCTTCCCGGGGCTGTGGCTCGGCCTGCTCGCGGCGCAGGCATCCTGCGCCGTGCTGATGCTGGCCGTGCTCGGGCGCACGGACTGGAGGGCGCAGGTCGTGAGGGCGGAAGCCCTCGCggcctccgcctccgccaccACCGCCGCGCAGAGTAATAACAGTAACATTCTGCCGGTCTGCGCGGCGGAGCTGGCGGTGATTGGTGTGTGTGGGAATGATCACACCGCCGCCGCGGTTGAAACGGATCCGCTCATCATAAATACACAAACATTGCATTGA